DNA from Aphis gossypii isolate Hap1 chromosome 3, ASM2018417v2, whole genome shotgun sequence:
TTTGATTACATTCAAGATGAAGTCAACGTCGATTTTACTGTTGTACATTGCATTATCGTCAGCAGGTAACAGGTAACTTTAAATGATAGGAAAatgaacttaattattaaaatgtgacAATGATTTGTATAGACTCTGCTGTAAACTGGGCCGTGGACGATAATACAGTTCCAGAATCGTTACCTGATTTGATGCGTGATAATTTCTATAGTAATGAAGAAATTCAAAAAGCTGTGTTTTGGgcgtataaaattcaatacgaTGTTATTTCTGAATATAATGGTCGAGTATACGATGTAGAATCACCATTGggatattttaatgatgtcTTAATTTTACCAAAGACCAGAGCATCATCAATAAACTCAAACGTCATATTCGAAAATAATACCGTCCGCGGtctaatagattttaaaagtaataatgtcGTCATACGATGGTCACAAGACCaggtaaactataatttaaattattataacagagcttaatatatattataatacatttattatataaacaatactgCCTATTGGTCCAATATTAATTCAAGGGGGACCTAAGGGGTTTCAGCCTCCCTTTTTGGAcgtcttgtatattatatataatttatataggtacatacgtatgagtaaataaaattatttattttgtcattctgtaatataaattagccCTCTTCCCATTTCATATTTCTAGATCCGTCCCTGATAGCctcattataacattaaaaacgttaagattcatttatcaataattaacaacaataattaattaaaaattgatataatattatgtaattatgttataatatttttgattttatagttttagaaaattttgttagtattttataatgttcataCATGACTAGATATTGACTATATATTTAGAAAGAGTCTTAAAATCTACCGATCttagataataagtattataatataaattataacaatgccacagtggaaataaaatatgcaatacgGGTTAATGAGTTATAGGTTATAGATTATACATAGaatccatattattaattgttttgaatttttgagaCGATAGCataaacaaatttgtattgaGACGTTTAGTGAGATTGGcatctatatacagttttaaataaatggcaAACATATAtgtcatataaaattttaataaaataatataaataacactttatattgttgtaacttataaattatgacttatgagtttatgactatacaaaaaaaaaaaatgattatcaaaaagtaaaaaatagaaatttaaaatatcctctatctatattattaccaaaaatGACTATTACCACGTTTGATATCGATATGTTGCAGGTATCTACAGAGATAACTTGGAAAGAGCTTCAAATTGTtggaaaatatacatttgtagaCGAATGGAGATACGTAACAGGGAAATATGAAATTTCTGTAGAAGATGTTGTGTATCAGACCAATACGCCGTTGTCCAAAAACACTGAGTTGTATCCTTCGTCGGTGCCAAATGCAGCCGTATCTTATAGAACATTTAGAACCAACTTTACTGGGCACTATTCAATTCCAGAGGAATTTTCAGCTACAcggtaattttgaaaatcagcTCATTTTGATAAGATTTACAAAAGACCccattaacaattaataattacacattaatcaatatattcaatgaatgacaattattaattattatatatactatattatacaataattcacCAAGCGGCATGATcatttcctatttttttttttaacagttaatttgttaaatttttaaaaattctcaagtcaaagttttaaatttttgagattttacGTTCATATAGGTATTTCCTAGAAGAAGTGGTTTTGGGACGCATTGCGGACTATACTCTGAAAGCGACACGGGAGAACGTGACGTCGGCCATCAGAGCGGCCGTCCAGCCGTACGTGCAGTACCGGAACAGGTCAGACCCACACTTCCCGGCCACCACCGACCGGCTGGACGACGGACGGTTGTTCACAGTCAGCGACCTGTTCGTCGACGGCCTGGACACCGCGTTGCAGAAAGTGAAATCTGTGTGGACGGAACCGAGCACGGGCGCCGTAATGGTGGCCGTCGAGCACGTGTTGCACAACCTCAGCGGTACGTTTAATCTGCGAGTCGGCTCAAGAGAGACCGAACTGCAGCAGCCCGCCCGCTTAATTGATTTTTCCATGGATCGGATCGACTTGAGTATTACGTACGACGTGCTCAGACCCGACTGCCTTTGCTTGACCACTGTGCAAGTGGACAAGACGTCCACTTGGCCACACGACGGTCGAGACGACGATGGGCACCTGCTGCCACTGCGAGTTACCACTGCGTTCGCCAACACCATCAAAGATCATTTGTCCGTCGGTACTTGTGCGACCATCGCGAAAACCAACAAGTACGGTACCAATAACCGATGTCAATGAATACCTACTTGACTTACAGCTGAAAaatcatttgaatatttctgtatactttaatacattttttataccttttttttttgtttgacacgaatattaaaataaatgcgaTTTGTAATACGTAATcgtattagataataatatatgacgtTATGATCTTTGAACCTGCGGTaagataactatttatatcgttcaatattattaaatgatttataaataaaatacacaagtaTTATggatgtaatttgtattatattatgtacctatattatttcattattaatttgttttataacaattttcatttgataTGAAGGTTCAATCAGTTTCCTATGTTTTAATACCTCACTGAACTTTGTACGTAGTCTGTCATTATCATCAGAgtctattttgtaaatttgtaaattccaatttatatctaatgaataaatgaaataaaagtttttaatgccattattaaaaataataccatgtacacgtaaaagtaaatttaatataa
Protein-coding regions in this window:
- the LOC114125498 gene encoding uncharacterized protein LOC114125498 isoform X1, producing the protein MKSTSILLLYIALSSADSAVNWAVDDNTVPESLPDLMRDNFYSNEEIQKAVFWAYKIQYDVISEYNGRVYDVESPLGYFNDVLILPKTRASSINSNVIFENNTVRGLIDFKSNNVVIRWSQDQVSTEITWKELQIVGKYTFVDEWRYVTGKYEISVEDVVYQTNTPLSKNTELYPSSVPNAAVSYRTFRTNFTGHYSIPEEFSATRYFLEEVVLGRIADYTLKATRENVTSAIRAAVQPYVQYRNRSDPHFPATTDRLDDGRLFTVSDLFVDGLDTALQKVKSVWTEPSTGAVMVAVEHVLHNLSGTFNLRVGSRETELQQPARLIDFSMDRIDLSITYDVLRPDCLCLTTVQVDKTSTWPHDGRDDDGHLLPLRVTTAFANTIKDHLSVGTCATIAKTNKYGTNNRCQ
- the LOC114125498 gene encoding uncharacterized protein LOC114125498 isoform X2 is translated as MRDNFYSNEEIQKAVFWAYKIQYDVISEYNGRVYDVESPLGYFNDVLILPKTRASSINSNVIFENNTVRGLIDFKSNNVVIRWSQDQVSTEITWKELQIVGKYTFVDEWRYVTGKYEISVEDVVYQTNTPLSKNTELYPSSVPNAAVSYRTFRTNFTGHYSIPEEFSATRYFLEEVVLGRIADYTLKATRENVTSAIRAAVQPYVQYRNRSDPHFPATTDRLDDGRLFTVSDLFVDGLDTALQKVKSVWTEPSTGAVMVAVEHVLHNLSGTFNLRVGSRETELQQPARLIDFSMDRIDLSITYDVLRPDCLCLTTVQVDKTSTWPHDGRDDDGHLLPLRVTTAFANTIKDHLSVGTCATIAKTNKYGTNNRCQ